TGGCAACTTGGACCAAAAAACAATAGAGTAAGTATTTTTAGAATAATGAAAATACAAGGagtgattatttttcttttcttttttttcttttttttcccaatagAATTCACTCCAACACTGTCAAGAGATCTTTTCCAACAATATCCCGCAATCCTATGAGAAAAGCATAACAGAAACATTGAAACTCAAAGTTTATAAATTCCCCACCACTCAAGTCTCCTACAATATAAATTCTCCATACTGCAGGTATCTCTAGCATCAATCCAGACATGTCTCCGACAAGTTACTAAAATTGCAATTGCCTAATCCTAAGCAAGATAAAAATGAGAACTTCAAGTATGCCTTTCACATCTAAATCAGCATAAAAGTATCACATACTATGCTGTATATTGCACAATGATATGCTCACTACCAATTCTTATCCAGATTTCTCTTTAGTCATCCTCATTTTCAATTAGTTTATTGCAAGAGATAGAATAGTACATAACCAAGGTTGTGGCTTTTGAAGTAAAAGGCAAAATTTATGTAGAGAAGCCCAATATCATGCAAAAATCTGACCAAAAATAAAGAGAGGAAAATCCAGCAGAACActaaaacaattcaaaaaagtCCAGCTTCTTGATGCCAATTATCAATCTATTCTATGCGTCCTCATTTGCACTTTACAGAATATAAATGGCAAATGACCACAAACATGAAAGCTCTGTAGTATAATAGCACAAGTATTTCCTGCActggcttagaaaaaaaaaaaaaatcctgcattgagaaaaatgagaaaaatcaTGACCAGTTGCAAGTTCTTACATCATCATGACCTATATGAAACATTGCAAGGCCTTAAAAAATGCTCGCTACAAGATATACACATGAAGCATTCCCGTGCAATATTATACACAAGTAGTATGTTGCCTCGTGATAAAAGTAATACAGCACATTGATGGTGACTACACCAAACAATGGCAGTGCTGATCACAGGTATTGCAAAATAGGAACACACAAAGCACCAACAGATTACCACTGATTTAGAGTTACAAATCGGCACCTCCTACGGGCGAAAGTCTCACCTGATTACCATTGAGCATCATCTTAGGCCCTCAATCAAGCCCTCTAATTCTCTCCTCCCAAACCTCCTCCCCTGCAAACTAGCATCCCTAGACCTTGAGGCAAAGTAAAATATCAACCAAGCCACCATGAAATAAACCTCCACAACCGACTGAAACACCATGGCAACAAATCTTCCACAGAACCGAGCAAGAACCCATCTGACAAACGACCCACAGAAAATAGCTTCCAAACACTTAATCTGGATAGCCTGGTTCAACATCGTCGATATCAAATAACAACCTTCCTTCATAATCTCCCTCCCGTTCCTCCTCGCATCCACTATTGCAACCCAAGCATCCACAGCAAATATAAAAGCCACAAATGTATCGGCCAAAAACCACGTAAACAGAAACCCTGAAATCTCCTTCTCATAACCCCTAATCCACGGAGACATAATCGAAAACGGCATCAGCTTCAATCTCACAAACAGCTTAAAAAAAGAGTACTGATCTTCGATTTCGCCAAAATACCACAACCCTAGGAGCTGAGTTAGTGCATCTCTCACCGCCCATCTCATCAAAATAAACCCCGAAAGCCTCTTGAGGCCCAATCTTGAACCCTCCCACACTGTACCAAGAAATGAACTGAACCTCCCTAACAGATCATTCACAACAGTAATGAAAACAATGCCTAACACCAATGAATACGTAACGAGAAACCCCAGAATCACCCAACCATAGGCGGCGGATAGAAAACTCACAAGGAAGAGCAGCGTTGCAGTGTCGCGGCGACCGAGCTCTAGTCCCCTGATAAGGAATTGGAAGTCCACCACTCTGTCCAAGTCTTGAGCCTTCTCCTCCAATCCAATCGTCTCGTTCTCTTCTCGCTCATCGTTCTTGTCGTCTTCCTCGTCGGAGAGATAAAGGCTCAAGCTGTCGGCTCTGAATGTAATCCCCGTGCGCACGATCTTGGGGATGTTGATCCCGTTGTCGACCACGCGATCCGAAAGCCCTACTTTGGGGCTGAAACCGCCAAGAAACACGAGGGTGCCATTGAGGGGGGCCTTGCGGGTGGAGCCAAAGGGGGAGCCGTCGTCGTGGTCGTCTCCGGAGAAGAAATCGTCGTCCAAGGTGCCGACGCGGGTAAGATGGAGGAAAGGACGGCGGCGGTGGCCGTGTCGGTGACGGAGGGATGCGGCGGGGGCGGCGTCGGGGTTGCGGTGGGCTTGAGTGCCGGCGAGGTCGAGGCGGGAGAGTAGAGCCTTGAGGGAAGGATCGCGGTCAATAAAGGAGGTGACGTGGCGCGTGCCATCCTCTACGGTGGTCCGGaaggagaggaggaggagggagaggaagaggaaTGTGGGGAGATTGGAGGCGAAAGACGACGTCGTCTCGCGGAAGAGCTGGGACGTACTGCGCAGGTTTTGCAGCCTGGGGTGATCAGTCATGGCGGTGTGGGCAACGCTTGATTCGGAAgcgatttttcttttttcttttttctttttgtttttctttttttttttggctggatTGTTGCTTCTTGTTGACTAATCGTTTCTTCTTGTGGTTTGAGAGAAAAcgaagcagagagagagagatagagagagggtATCCGTGGAGAAGAGGTCTGTATTTCCAAAGGGTGAGAGTTGAGTTCACGTGATGTCACAGCGCGTGGGATCGCCGCGCTGGTGTTGGTGCGGCGACTGCTactctttattatttattgtggTAGAGGGGAAAGAAGCATCGCATCATCGAAATGTAGctcattattgatttttaaagtttttaaaaagccgtttaatgcattaattttaaatttggcccaaaaaacggatattattcattaaatgaaaataatccTATTTTTATATTCTCATGTTATTTAGCATATATTTTCATCGAGTTTGggtattctatttattttttattattttttttaggaaatatACAAtctggacaaagtttttctgtaaattGGGTTatgagaattttcttcaacatagtttataaaagtgacatgtattcCTTAAACACGTGAgatacacatgttttttttaatagtagagacaaagttgaaataaattttattaaaaagtcatgtacatctcacatgttattaaaaaaaagaacacatgtcactttcatagactaggttgaaagaaattcctccaacccaatttggaagaaaactttgtccaaactTAGTTAATGTGATTtatctgatttacaattaattttatatggtatcaaaataaactcggTAAGTACGTCAATAAAACAATTTACTCCTTATAGTCCAATTCTATTCATTGACTTAATAGATTTTATTAGCCCGACACTATTTAAATAAGACATATATCACAATTTTAATAGATTTGACATATCACACTCTCGAAACCTATTAATAGGGGTTGACAAACTAGGCGGTTATAAAAAATCGCTAACTGCCTAGGGTGGAGCGGTTAGCGGTTTAGGGGTAGGaaaagcggttaataaccgctaaccacttacccttatatatatatatatatatatatatatattaaaaatataacattaaaacgatatagttttggtgtttaacattaaaacggcgtcgttttaaATACAAATTAGGGATAGGGTTTTATcgtattcattattttttggaacactttgacccaaaactatttaaaataagtccAAAAATAAGCATAAAAAGGCTCAAAACACCTCAAAAAGTCCAAGACTCCAAaagcatattaaaaaaaaaaaaaaaaaaacccatcagttattggtttgaataatcgctaaccgcctaagcaaagcagttgcggttattaaaattcAACAATCGCAACCGCTTGTACACCCCTACCTGTGAAGGGAAGAAATTTAGATGTTGGGAGTAAATTGTGTTTTTTGGCATATTTCAATGATCTATGAGTTCATTTTCATATAACATGAAGtaaattgcaaatcaggtaaacagtgtagactaattttgtattttttttcttttttttaaaaaaaataaataaaatatgccAACTTAGTAAAAATATATAGGAAATGAAGATTTGAGTTTCACATATAATTGGATCGCTAGGAAGCTTCAAGATACAGGGCCCCATAGCATAGGAGATGAATCGGATGATTGCTGCGTTTGGCAAAATTTCAATCTCCATTGTCGGTTCAATCAAATTGGGGTTCATCGTTGATTACGATAACGTCACATAAAATGACAATGACACCCTAATTTTGGtaagatttatttttcaaacttcAGACTTTCGATCGGTGAATGGCCATGAAAACTTAAATGCCCAAatataaaatgatgaaaaaaaagaaaaaaaggaagataaattttACTGAACAAAGTTTTCATTCAAACTGGGCTAGAAAAATTTCATtcaatctagtctataaaagtaacatgAGTCCCTTGAATATCTGagatgtacatgtttttttaatagtagggacaaagtttgaataaattttattaaaaactcatgtacatctcacatattattttttttttttttttttaaaaaaaaaaagacacatgtcacttttatatacaAAGTTTaaggaaattcttccaacccaatttagaggaaaactttgtccaatttTACCTCAAGGCTCTCAATTTGTCATTACTTCTCATcccattaaaacttaaaagtttaATCTTAATACCTTTGTCTTAATGTAAGGGAAATAAGAAAGTTTACAGAAACATGAAAGAGCTAATGTGATACAAGCACTTAGGTGAAGGCTTTCCACTCTAATTTTTATGGCTTATAGAACCGTCTACGACACAGTAGCATAGTCACTTGAggctttgggggtgccgtgactttaaaattttattttattttttgctgttTTTCCCCCAAGTTCCACACATCactctcaaaaaataaaataaaatttcttctctCCTACTTACACAAGTTACCACTCGGTaccctcaaaaaaattttaacagcaCCCTCAATATGAATTGTCTGGTTCCGCCACTGCCACGACATCATTTAAGTtgttttaaaacataataataaggGGTGAGTTGGATACTCGGTAAATAGATTCATTGTACATTAAATGAAGTTGGAAAAATAAGATTTATTCTTGAAACATCATAATCATAAGGTACAAGTAAAGCAATTGCGCATATCATaaataacaagaagaagaagattgcgCAAGTGGGTGCTAGTATAAATGTTGCACATCTAACCATTCTTTTAATCTCTTGAATGACCGACAAACAATTACGCTTTATGTGTAAGGGTTGGTAATCACAAGAATTTCAGCCCCGCGGACGTAAGTGGAGCCACGTCTAGGATATGGATATCACTTGATAACCAATGTTGCATTTCAGTAAGTCATGCACAACAAACCATACAAGATGGCTACCCTCGCCCTTTAGCTACGATACCATTACACATCATTTCATATGGcctaaaacaatttaaaacctTCATAcaattgtttttctcttttcaaaatccAATACTTTTCCTGTAAGACAGTATTTTTCATGCTCTTTAGGAAACCTACCATAACTTCTGCACCATAATCATTCTCATTTAGTTACCATGTATTTCCATCGGATTTACCAACATTGTACCCGATTTCACACTTTTCATCTATGATTTGAAGCTGAGTATTACATTTTAAAGATCATTGAGTAAAACGCATGTCTTTTGGAGGCATCAAGCCATCAAGCTTCTGCAGAATCATAAGATTTCTATCAAATTGCCAAGGGCAAGCCTGCAAACTCTGCTCATGTCTTGTTTGTTCTAGAACTCAATCACATATAAATTCTCGCCTACTTCATTGAGAACAACTATATTCATTGTGGATCTAATAGCCATtaatgctaggtaccatttttttattctcctaaaatcctcctaaagttgatgtgacttttaaaatcaccattggatcaaaattcaagtataattaatataaaatttaaagatgattttaaaagtcacattagttttaggaggataaaaaaatggtaatatttTCCACTAAACAACGATCTCCAAGATTGCTATCCTATTCTGTTCTTCCTCTATTAACGACATATTTCCCCACAGGCTTGTAAGTTCCTCCTTTATCGTGCCAATCTCCTATTTGAGAATTTTCCCCAACCCCTCCACAGCCCAAATGACCAGGAGAATAGGATTTTGCCCCAAGGCAAAAAACACACCTCACCTCAGTGCCCTTTACAGAGACTCAGGGGAGGGGCAAGTGTTTGTAAAAGCACTTGAGCATTAGTTCTTTTCTGTGAAAACTAAAGTTTAACGTTTAAGTTTCAATGGGATGAGATGTTAGTCCTTTGATTTTCACGTTATAGAATTCTTGTATCtgtgtattttttatttgaatgatgCATAGTATTGTCTTCCTACAAGAGAAGGGTTTTACACCCTCCACTGGTTGGTGGGCAGGTCGTCCCAGCCAAGCACCCTCAACCAATGGGCGGGTTGCCCTACTCATCCACGCCCATAGCGACGAGCGTGGGTGGGTTGTGACTAGCACTCCACCAGCAGACAAAGCAGTAAGGCAACCCCAACACCTCTAATGGTGGGTGGAGCAACCACCCATCCATGGAGGTGTGGGTGGATGGGTGGGTAGACCATGTATATATAGGGAGCAATTAACAACGAAGCATAACTTAAAAGAGTATCTTGATAAATTTTAAACC
Above is a genomic segment from Corylus avellana chromosome ca9, CavTom2PMs-1.0 containing:
- the LOC132191353 gene encoding uncharacterized protein LOC132191353, whose translation is MTDHPRLQNLRSTSQLFRETTSSFASNLPTFLFLSLLLLSFRTTVEDGTRHVTSFIDRDPSLKALLSRLDLAGTQAHRNPDAAPAASLRHRHGHRRRPFLHLTRVGTLDDDFFSGDDHDDGSPFGSTRKAPLNGTLVFLGGFSPKVGLSDRVVDNGINIPKIVRTGITFRADSLSLYLSDEEDDKNDEREENETIGLEEKAQDLDRVVDFQFLIRGLELGRRDTATLLFLVSFLSAAYGWVILGFLVTYSLVLGIVFITVVNDLLGRFSSFLGTVWEGSRLGLKRLSGFILMRWAVRDALTQLLGLWYFGEIEDQYSFFKLFVRLKLMPFSIMSPWIRGYEKEISGFLFTWFLADTFVAFIFAVDAWVAIVDARRNGREIMKEGCYLISTMLNQAIQIKCLEAIFCGSFVRWVLARFCGRFVAMVFQSVVEVYFMVAWLIFYFASRSRDASLQGRRFGRRELEGLIEGLR